The DNA sequence TTCTCCAGCCAGCATGGCCAAAAGTACCGAACGATCTAAGCGCTGGTACCCTTTTTCTTGTTGGCTCAAGGCCTGAAGGCGTGCTTCGGTGCTAGACGGTAAACGAGCCACCCAATCGCCTTCATGATGATTGATAGCGGTATTGGGTAGCGAATAGGCTTGCCAGATATCTTCAGCATTGTGCCCCAAAGCAGAAGCACTGCCCCAACCCACGATGCTTATTCTTTTCGATGGGTTCACGCTGTAGTAGCTATGGTTGGTATCATTTCTAAACTTTCCTCAATCGCCAGATAAACTTCTTCCAGTTGCTCTTCGGTCATGCAATATGGCGGTAAAATGTAGATGACATTGCCCAAAGGGCGTAACAGAATACCGCGCTCTAAAAAGAAGTAATACAATTTGTCACGGAGGTTGTTGAAATAGGAAGTGCCTTCGGGGGTAGCAAATTCCATAGCAATAATCGTTCCCGTTTGCTGTACCCTGCACAAGGCTGGGTGCGTTATTATTTTGGCTCGGAAAGCAGCATGTTGCTTAACAATCCTTTGAATTGACGCTTGCGTTGATGCACGTTCTAGTAAGTCGAGGCTGGCCAATGCGGCGGCACAACCTACCGGGTTGGCGGTATAGCTGTGGCCATGAAAAAAGGCTTTTAGTTTGTCTTCCGACCAGAATGCGGCAAATATTTTTTCACTACAAGTGGTAATGGCTAGTGGTAGGGTACCGCCGGTCAGTCCTTTAGACATGGCCATGATGTCGGGCTGTTCCTGTAGTTGGTTGCTGGCAAAGGTGGTGCCAGTGCGCCCAAAGCCCGTCATCACCTCGTCGGCGATACAAAGTACATCGTAATGGTGACAAAGGGCAATGAGCTGATCGAGTACTTCAGGTGTATACATCAGCATACCGCCGGCTCCCAAGATGAGGGGTTCAAAGAGGAAGGCGTAGACCTCACCGGTTTGGAGATGATGCTCCAGTTGTGTGAGTGCTTCCTTGGTACGCTGCTTGTCCACAGGGGCAGGAATTCGCCAAACTTCAAAAAGGTCATCATGAAAGGCCCGGTTGAAATCATGGTCGCCACTAGCGGCCATCGCGCCAAAGGTCTCTCCGTGGAAAGCTTCCGTAAAAGCGACCAGTTTACTGCGTTTTTTGCCCTGATTGTAGAAGTATTGCCGCGCCATTTTTATCCCGATTTCTACGGCAGTAGAACCATTGTCGGAATAAAAAATACGTGCTTGCTGATCGGGTAGGTGTGTAAGCAAACGCTCGGCCAGCCTTACTGCCGGAGGATGCGTGAAACCCGCAAAAATAACGTGTTCCAGCGTGAGTAGCTGGGCGTGGACTTTCTCCGCAATATAGGGATGACTATGCCCATGGAGATTGACCCACCACGAGGCAACGGCATCAAGGTAGCGTTTTTCGTTTTCATCAATAAGATAAGGCCCTTCACCACGGACGATGGGCAGGGGAGGAGCTGCTGTTTTTTCCTGGGTGTAGGGGTGCCAGATGACTTGTTTATCACGTTGGGTAAGGGTAGACATTTTAAAATACTTTGTACGGGGTGAAAATACTAACGCATAAGGGCTTCGGTGAGCTGGGGCTTGATGAAATGCGCCAATTCCTCAATCGCGGGCAAAGATAGCTCACTCAGCTCGGGAATATGAAATAGAAGGGGCACTTTGGTCATCTTCAAAATGACACTTTCGGTACTGGGGGTAGATGGACCATTGAAAACAATACCAGCAATAGGAACTCCTGCCTGCCGCAGCTGTGCGATACTGAGTAAGGTATGGTTGATGCTGCCGAGATAGTTGCGGGAAACCAGAATGACGGGTATTTGTAAATCGCGCATCAAATCCAGGAGGGTATCTTCTTCATTGAGCGGAACCATCAAGCCACCAGCTCCTTCAACAATCAGTGTCTTATCGGTGGTAGGAATTTGAAAGTCGCTCCGTTTAATATGCACACCATCAATGGCGGCGGAAGCGTGGGGCGACATGGGCTCAGTCAGGCGGTGCGTCTCTGGATGAAAGCGAGGGTGGGGGAGAGAAAGACCATTCCAGGCTGCTACTTTCATGCTGTCGGTCTGATGCAGATCGCCTGATTGAACGGGCTTCCAGTAGTCCGCGTCCAGGGCTTTGACTAAAATAGCGGAACAAACGGTTTTGCCTACTTCCGTGCTGATGCCGCTGACGAAGAATTTTTTGGGGTGCATGTTTTTTGGTTTGCTAGCTTAGTTGAATTAGTTGAAGTCTGCTGTTGATTCGGTTGCTACTTTCGGTAGGTTGTGCTGCGCTGCGCTTGTCCCGACGAAAGGTCGGGATGCTCTTCCGATAAATTGGAATCGCGGCGGTGCCGACTGCGTCGGCGGTAGCCGCGCTACGCGCGAGCTTTAGCGAGCACTACCGCGAACGCTAGAGAGCACCACCGTGAGTTCCGACACTTCGGAACGAACACCTCCTGCCATGCGTGGAAACAAAACCTAAAGCCTCTTCCACGTCATTACTTTTTCACACAAAATCACTAGCAGCCAGTACATCTAACAACTTATCGATCTCTTCGTTCGTGTTAAAACTGTGTAGACAAATGCGGAGGCGTTCTTCTCCTTGAGGGACAGTAGGGTAGCGGATGGGAAGGATGGCAAAATTATTTTCTTGGAGGTGAGCTGCCAGTTGCATTACCTGTGTATTGCCGGGGCAAATAACTGCTTGAATAGGGGTGGTACTTGGAATCAGTGAGGTGCGTAAAGTTGTGGGGCAGTTGGTCAGGAAATACCGTATTCGTTCTTGCAAAAGCTTTATCTCTACACCTTTAGTGAGCGCCTCATAGGCCGCCTGGATACTAAGCAAAGTATGATGAGGCAGCGCTGTTGCATAAATGAAAGAGCGCGCAAAATTGAGGAGGTAACTTTTTAAAAGCGAGCTGCCAACAACCACGGCACCATGACTACCAATTGCTTTGCCAAAAGTATGAACCCGGGCCCAAACTTGATCTGCCAAGCCGAGTGCACTCACCAGCCCTTCTCCTTTTTTGCCAATTACGCCTGTTCCGTGTGCTTCATCCACAATGAGCAGGGCCTCGTGTTGCTGACAAATAGCAACCATTTCTGCCAGTGGTGCCTGGTCGCCATCCATAGAATAGACGCTTTCTACGACGACGAAAACTTGCCCTTCGGCACTTCGTAACTTTTTTACCAAGTCCGTCAGGTCATTATGCGCAAACCCCATTGCTTTAGCCCGACTCAGGCGAATACCATCCCTGAGGGAGGCGTGCAATAGTTTGTCATAGATGATGGTATCACCACGCCCGGCCACCGCAGGCAAAAGCCCAATATTGGCAGCGTAGCCCGAAGGGAAAAGCAGTGCAGCTTCCCCATCATGGAAGGCTGCAATCTGTTGCTCCAAAGCTTCTGCCAAGGCCGTGTTTCCGCTGATCAGTCGTGAGCCTGTTGCACCGCCACTGGTAGGAGAAGCCACCCTCAAAGTACGAGCATATCCTAGATAGTCATTGGAACAAAAATCTATCCGTTCCCCAATGGGCGCTGGTAGCTGACGGAGTAAGCCTTGTACTTGTCGGTCATCAAGTGCAGCTTGCATTTTTTGCTGAAAAGTACTCATGAGGGCGAAGATAGGGAGATATTCCTTTTAAGACACCGTCTTCAACTTACGCGCCAGCACTATCGCAACCACCGACATCACGATGGCAAAATATCCGGCGTACTGGTAATGCCCCAGACTCCCATCCGGGTTTTCAATGACAATCATTCCCGCAATAAAAGAGCTTAGGGCTAAGCCAGCCTCGTTGATGGATGCCCGAATACTCATAAAACTACCACGGTTTTCGGGCTTCACCACGGAGGTGACCAGGGTGGTAGCTGGAACATTGCGCCCACTGGCGACGAGGAAAAAACTAGCGGTCGT is a window from the Lewinella sp. LCG006 genome containing:
- the bioA gene encoding adenosylmethionine--8-amino-7-oxononanoate transaminase — protein: MSTLTQRDKQVIWHPYTQEKTAAPPLPIVRGEGPYLIDENEKRYLDAVASWWVNLHGHSHPYIAEKVHAQLLTLEHVIFAGFTHPPAVRLAERLLTHLPDQQARIFYSDNGSTAVEIGIKMARQYFYNQGKKRSKLVAFTEAFHGETFGAMAASGDHDFNRAFHDDLFEVWRIPAPVDKQRTKEALTQLEHHLQTGEVYAFLFEPLILGAGGMLMYTPEVLDQLIALCHHYDVLCIADEVMTGFGRTGTTFASNQLQEQPDIMAMSKGLTGGTLPLAITTCSEKIFAAFWSEDKLKAFFHGHSYTANPVGCAAALASLDLLERASTQASIQRIVKQHAAFRAKIITHPALCRVQQTGTIIAMEFATPEGTSYFNNLRDKLYYFFLERGILLRPLGNVIYILPPYCMTEEQLEEVYLAIEESLEMIPTIATTA
- the bioD gene encoding dethiobiotin synthase; the encoded protein is MHPKKFFVSGISTEVGKTVCSAILVKALDADYWKPVQSGDLHQTDSMKVAAWNGLSLPHPRFHPETHRLTEPMSPHASAAIDGVHIKRSDFQIPTTDKTLIVEGAGGLMVPLNEEDTLLDLMRDLQIPVILVSRNYLGSINHTLLSIAQLRQAGVPIAGIVFNGPSTPSTESVILKMTKVPLLFHIPELSELSLPAIEELAHFIKPQLTEALMR
- a CDS encoding aminotransferase class I/II-fold pyridoxal phosphate-dependent enzyme, with the translated sequence MQAALDDRQVQGLLRQLPAPIGERIDFCSNDYLGYARTLRVASPTSGGATGSRLISGNTALAEALEQQIAAFHDGEAALLFPSGYAANIGLLPAVAGRGDTIIYDKLLHASLRDGIRLSRAKAMGFAHNDLTDLVKKLRSAEGQVFVVVESVYSMDGDQAPLAEMVAICQQHEALLIVDEAHGTGVIGKKGEGLVSALGLADQVWARVHTFGKAIGSHGAVVVGSSLLKSYLLNFARSFIYATALPHHTLLSIQAAYEALTKGVEIKLLQERIRYFLTNCPTTLRTSLIPSTTPIQAVICPGNTQVMQLAAHLQENNFAILPIRYPTVPQGEERLRICLHSFNTNEEIDKLLDVLAASDFV